In Phocoena sinus isolate mPhoSin1 chromosome X, mPhoSin1.pri, whole genome shotgun sequence, a genomic segment contains:
- the PIGA gene encoding phosphatidylinositol N-acetylglucosaminyltransferase subunit A isoform X3 — translation MACRGGGGHGQRPSASLSHVSPGRLSTCRTCTHNICMVSDFFYPNMGGVEGHIYQLSQCLIERGHKVIIVTHAYGNRKGIRYLTNGLKVYYLPLKVMYNQSTATTLFHSLPLLRYIFVRERVTIIHSHSSFSAMAHDALFHAKTMGLQTVFTDHSLFGFADVSSVLTNKLLTVSLCDTNHIICVSYTSKENTVLRAALNPEIVSVIPNAVDPTDFTPDPFRRHDSVITVVVVSRLVYRKGTDLLSGIIPELCKKYPNLNFIIGGEGPKRVILEEVRERYQLHDRY, via the exons ATGGCCTGTAGAGGAGGAGGTGGGCATGGCCAGCGTCCCTCAGCTTCACTCTCCCATGTCAGCCCTGGACGTCTTTCCACGTGTAGAACCTGTACCCATAATATATGCATGGTGTCGGACTTTTTCTACCCAAATATGGGAGGCGTGGAAGGCCACATTTACCAGCTCTCTCAGTGCCTGATTGAAAGAGGGCACAAGGTCATAATTGTCACCCATGCTTACGGAAATCGCAAAGGCATCCGTTACCTCACTAATGGCCTCAAAGTCTATTACTTGCCTCTGAAAGTCATGTACAACCAATCTACAGCCACGACCCTCTTTCACAGTCTGCCATTGCTCAGGTACATATTTGTTCGGGAGAGAGTCACGATAATCCATTCACATAGTTCCTTTTCTGCCATGGCCCATGATGCCCTCTTCCACGCCAAGACAATGGGCCTCCAGACAGTCTTCACGGACCATTCCCTTTTTGGATTTGCTGATGTCAGCTCGGTGCTTACAAACAAGCTTCTAACTGTGTCTCTTTGTGACACAAACCACATAATTTGTGTCTCTTACACTAGTAAGGAAAACACTGTGCTAAGAGCAGCACTGAATCCTGAAATAGTGTCCGTCATTCCTAATGCTGTAGATCCTACTGACTTCACTCCAGACCCATTTAGAAGGCATGATAGTGTAATAACTGTTGTTGTTGTCAGCAGACTTGTTTACAGAAAAG GGACCGATTTGCTTAGTGGTATAATACCTGAACTCTGTAAGAAATATCccaatttaaatttcataattgGAGGAGAGGGACCAAAGAGAGTCATTTTGGAAGAAGTACGGGAAAGATACCAGCTCCATGACAGGTATTGA
- the VEGFD gene encoding vascular endothelial growth factor D, producing the protein MYRQWAVVNIFMMSSLQLVQSSSYEHGPVKRASRSMLEQSEQQIRAASGLEELLQITHFEDWKLWRCRLKLKSLTSAHSRSASHRSTRFAATFYDIETLKVIDEEWQRTQCSPRETCVEVAGELGRSTDTFFKPPCVNVFRCGGCCNEESLVCVNTSTSYVSKQLFEISLPLTSVPELVPVKVANHTGCRCLPTAPRHPYSIIRRSIQIPEEDRCSHSKKLCPIDMLWDSNKCKCVLQEENPLAGMEDHARDERLALCGPHMKFDEDRCECVCKTPCPRDLIQHPENCSCIECRETLESCCQKHKTFHPDTCSCEDRCPFHMRTCANGKPACPKHCRFPKEKRAAHGLHDRENP; encoded by the exons CGGGCATCCCGGTCAATGTTAGAACAATCTGAGCAGCAGATTAGGGCGGCTTCGGGTTTGGAGGAGCTACTGCAGATCACCCACTTCGAGGACTGGAAGCTGTGGAGATGCCGACTGAAGCTCAAAAGTCTCACCAGCGCGCACTCTCGCTCAGCATCCCATCGGTCCACCAGGTTTGCGGCCACTTTCTATGACATTGAGACGCTAAAAG TTATAGATGAGGAATGGCAAAGGACGCAGTGCAGCCCTCGAGAGACGTGCGTGGAGGTGGCCGGCGAGCTGGGGAGAAGCACTGACACGTTCTTCAAGCCCCCCTGCGTGAACGTGTTCCGGTGTGGCGGCTGCTGCAATGAAGAGAGCCTCGTCTGTGTCAACACCAGCACCTCGTACGTTTCCAAACAG CTCTTTGAGATATCACTACCTTTGACATCAGTACCTGAATTAGTGCCTGTTAAAGTTGCCAACCATACAGGTTGTAGGTGCTTGCCAACAGCTCCCCGCCATCCGTACTCGATTATTAGAAGATCCATCCAGATCCCCGAAGAAGATCG CTGTTCCCATTCCAAGAAACTCTGTCCTATTGACATGCTCTGGGACAGCAACAAATGTAAATGTGTTTTACAGGAGGAGAATCCACTCGCCGGAATGGAAG ATCACGCTCGCGATGAGCGGCTGGCTCTCTGCGGTCCACACATGAAGTTTGATGAAGATCGTTGTGAGTGTGTCTGTAAAACGCCATGTCCCAGAGATCTCATCCAGCACCCAGAAAACTGCAGCTGCATTGAGTGCAGAGAAACTCTGGAGAGCTGCTGCCAGAAGCACAAGACATTTCACCCAGACACCTGCAG CTGTGAGGACAGATGCCCCTTTCACATGAGAACCTGTGCAAATGGAAAACCAGCATGTCCAAAGCATTGCCGCtttccaaaggagaaaagggCCGCCCATGGGCTCCACGATCGAGAAAATCCTTGA